In one window of Microbacterium natoriense DNA:
- a CDS encoding extracellular solute-binding protein, with the protein MKFTRILGGVAALATASLLLSGCGRAEDTGSAPDDATTIDDGPATGTISIWAMGAEGEALPDFVKAFQEKNPDVKIDVTPIPWDAAHNKIQTAIAGGNTPDIAMMGTTWMADFSDAFATVPEQISTDGFFDGALSTTKVGDRAAGVPWYVDTRVLYYRTDIAEKAGWTEAPKTWDELSQMAADMQSKGGATWGMRLPAGNDSFQGAMWMPWSAGAELTDGKSWTLDTPEMAKGLEYYQSFFTDGIADPNVDTSPGSTEAEFVDGTAPMVVEGPFLRGQLEAVGGAGFADKYTTAVLPALEGSVSFSGGANLVVFQGSDNASSAWKLVDWLSQPETQAAFFEATGDLPASTAAWEEPAVAGDKSLATFGTQLETAKAPPVTTSWVKVAAKGDQALESLRRGTGDVAAVLKTLQADADAIGLD; encoded by the coding sequence GTGAAGTTCACGAGGATTCTCGGGGGAGTGGCGGCGCTGGCGACCGCTTCGCTCCTTCTGAGCGGCTGCGGCCGGGCCGAGGACACGGGCAGCGCCCCTGACGACGCGACCACGATCGATGACGGACCGGCCACCGGCACGATCTCGATCTGGGCGATGGGCGCCGAGGGCGAAGCCCTGCCCGACTTCGTGAAGGCGTTCCAGGAGAAGAACCCCGATGTGAAGATCGATGTGACTCCGATCCCGTGGGATGCGGCGCACAACAAGATCCAGACCGCGATCGCCGGAGGCAACACTCCGGACATCGCGATGATGGGCACCACCTGGATGGCCGACTTCTCCGATGCCTTCGCCACTGTGCCCGAGCAGATCTCCACGGACGGCTTCTTCGACGGCGCTCTGAGCACCACCAAGGTCGGCGACCGGGCAGCTGGAGTGCCGTGGTACGTCGACACCCGCGTCCTCTACTACCGCACCGACATCGCCGAGAAGGCGGGCTGGACCGAGGCTCCGAAGACGTGGGACGAACTCTCGCAGATGGCTGCGGACATGCAGAGCAAGGGCGGCGCCACGTGGGGCATGCGCCTGCCAGCCGGCAACGACTCCTTCCAGGGCGCGATGTGGATGCCCTGGTCGGCAGGCGCGGAGCTGACCGACGGCAAGAGCTGGACCCTCGACACACCTGAGATGGCCAAGGGGCTGGAGTACTACCAGAGCTTCTTCACCGACGGCATCGCCGATCCGAACGTCGACACCTCGCCGGGCTCGACCGAGGCCGAGTTCGTCGACGGCACGGCGCCGATGGTGGTCGAAGGGCCGTTCCTGCGCGGGCAGCTCGAGGCGGTCGGCGGAGCAGGCTTCGCCGACAAGTACACGACCGCGGTCCTCCCGGCGCTCGAGGGTTCGGTCTCCTTCAGCGGCGGTGCGAACCTCGTTGTCTTCCAGGGCAGCGACAACGCATCATCCGCGTGGAAGCTCGTCGACTGGCTCAGCCAGCCCGAGACTCAGGCCGCATTCTTCGAGGCGACGGGAGACCTGCCTGCGTCCACGGCTGCCTGGGAAGAGCCGGCGGTGGCCGGTGACAAGAGCCTCGCCACTTTCGGCACACAGCTGGAGACCGCCAAGGCGCCGCCCGTCACGACCAGCTGGGTCAAGGTCGCTGCCAAGGGAGACCAGGCGCTGGAGTCGCTGCGCCGTGGCACGGGCGACGTCGCCGCGGTGCTGAAGACGCTGCAGGCCGACGCCGACGCCATCGGACTCGACTGA
- a CDS encoding carbohydrate ABC transporter permease, with amino-acid sequence MSASTTTAAGTLTGPRSAAKRGLGATRRRRQALVAWGFALPFVIVFAIFMLFPIVGSFAMSFTDFTARDIASPFAVNFVGLQQFFTLFTDTRFLTSLGVTGVFVLVGIPVTMIVALALALALNSGRGRIVAFFRVGFYAPVVTSIVAISVVWRYILQPEGLLNSALAVVGIDGPNWLNDPAFALPSLIMMAVWRNVGTLMVIFLAGLQAVPEDVNEAATMDGASPWRRLISVTLPLLRPTLLLGAVLISVGYLQFFEEAFVMTKGGPLDSTLSVAFYTYQQFGFGEYGLASAASYVLFLAIALISLLQFRLLRSKD; translated from the coding sequence ATGTCCGCATCCACCACCACCGCTGCGGGGACCCTGACCGGTCCCCGCAGCGCCGCAAAACGCGGCCTGGGCGCGACCCGGCGCCGCCGTCAGGCGCTCGTCGCGTGGGGCTTCGCGCTGCCGTTCGTCATCGTATTCGCGATCTTCATGCTGTTCCCGATCGTGGGGTCCTTCGCGATGTCGTTCACGGACTTCACAGCACGCGACATCGCCTCGCCGTTCGCGGTCAACTTCGTGGGGCTGCAGCAGTTCTTCACGCTGTTCACCGACACGCGCTTCCTCACCTCGCTCGGTGTGACCGGCGTTTTCGTGCTGGTCGGCATCCCGGTCACGATGATCGTGGCCTTGGCGCTCGCTCTTGCGCTCAACAGCGGAAGAGGACGGATCGTCGCATTCTTCCGCGTGGGCTTCTATGCACCTGTCGTGACCAGCATCGTCGCGATCTCCGTGGTCTGGCGCTACATCCTCCAGCCGGAGGGCCTGCTGAACTCGGCCCTCGCGGTCGTAGGCATCGACGGCCCCAACTGGCTCAACGACCCGGCGTTCGCCCTGCCGTCGCTCATCATGATGGCCGTGTGGCGCAACGTGGGCACGCTCATGGTGATCTTCCTCGCGGGGCTCCAGGCGGTCCCCGAGGACGTCAACGAGGCGGCCACGATGGATGGCGCGTCGCCTTGGCGCCGTCTGATCTCCGTGACGCTTCCGCTGCTGCGTCCGACATTGCTTCTCGGCGCCGTTCTGATCTCCGTCGGCTATCTGCAGTTCTTCGAGGAGGCGTTCGTCATGACGAAGGGCGGCCCTCTCGACTCGACGCTCTCGGTCGCCTTCTACACGTACCAGCAGTTCGGTTTCGGCGAGTACGGCCTCGCGTCGGCGGCCAGCTACGTGCTGTTCCTCGCCATCGCCCTGATCAGCCTGCTGCAGTTCCGCCTGCTCCGATCGAAGGACTGA
- a CDS encoding carbohydrate ABC transporter permease, with product MTTSTAAPAAATAQPPVPRRRRRTRGGGRALTYTVLAVGLVLWLIPFVWMLLGSVKTQGEILRRPPTWWPESPTGENFAAWFGPLDFGHFFVNSVVVAVVTVLGNMVFCSMVGYALAKMEFPGKKMLFGLVMVTLMVPGVVTFVPLFVMVSKLGLVNTFPGLILPFLTAPIGVFLMRQFMLGIPDPLLEAARLDGAGEWRIFTRIVMPLCGPPLATLGILTFLSSWNNFLWPLVAAQTEEMYTLPVALSLYSTGQNATDYGLLLAGSVLVITPILLLFVFLQRWFIRGVATTGLK from the coding sequence ATGACGACATCCACTGCGGCTCCTGCAGCCGCCACCGCTCAGCCTCCTGTCCCTCGTCGGCGCAGACGCACCCGCGGCGGCGGACGGGCGCTGACCTACACCGTTCTCGCCGTCGGCCTCGTGCTGTGGCTCATCCCGTTCGTCTGGATGCTGCTCGGCTCGGTGAAGACTCAGGGCGAGATCCTCCGCAGACCGCCGACCTGGTGGCCGGAGAGCCCCACAGGAGAGAACTTCGCCGCGTGGTTCGGACCGCTCGACTTCGGTCACTTCTTCGTGAACAGCGTCGTGGTGGCCGTCGTCACGGTCCTCGGCAACATGGTCTTCTGCTCGATGGTGGGCTACGCGCTCGCGAAGATGGAGTTCCCCGGCAAGAAGATGCTGTTCGGCCTCGTCATGGTCACCCTCATGGTGCCCGGTGTGGTCACCTTCGTGCCGCTGTTCGTGATGGTCTCCAAGCTCGGGCTCGTGAACACCTTCCCCGGTCTGATCCTGCCGTTCCTGACGGCACCCATCGGCGTGTTCCTGATGCGGCAGTTCATGCTGGGCATCCCTGATCCGCTGCTGGAAGCCGCCCGTCTCGACGGCGCAGGGGAGTGGCGCATCTTCACACGCATCGTCATGCCGTTGTGCGGACCGCCGCTGGCGACGCTCGGCATCCTCACGTTCCTGTCGTCGTGGAACAACTTCCTCTGGCCCCTCGTCGCCGCCCAGACCGAGGAGATGTACACGCTCCCGGTGGCGCTGTCGCTGTACTCGACGGGACAGAACGCCACGGACTACGGTCTCCTGCTCGCGGGATCCGTCCTGGTCATCACGCCCATCCTTCTCCTGTTCGTCTTCCTTCAGCGCTGGTTCATCCGGGGCGTCGCGACGACGGGCTTGAAGTAG
- a CDS encoding glycoside hydrolase family 3 protein, which produces MKPHLRTSAEGVDYRDLNGNGVMDPYEDPRLSPAERTEDLLGRLSTEEKVGLMFQTVIEIGPDGELLETPGAISKSPTSEVVLSKHLNHFNVHAMRTARDGARWNNNLQRLAEQTPHGIPVTISTDPRHAFVENTGVAFSAGPFSQWPEPMGLAAIDDIDLIRRFADTARQEYLAVGIRAALHPQIDLPTEARWGRQAQTFGYDADRVSEITAAYLQGFQGDELGPQSVSCTTKHFPGGGPQLDGEDAHFPYGREQVYPGGRFEEHLKPFVEAISRGTAGIMPYYGMPVGLVRNGEPIAEVGFGYSRQIITDLLREELGYDGVVVTDWELVNDNHVGDQVLPARAWGVEHLSPIERMRMLLDAGVDQFGGEECVELLQELVASGEVSAERLDASVRRILLVKFRLGLFDDPFVDEDEAERIVGAAAFREQGFRAQAESVTVLENREGTLPLFAGPRPRVYAEGLHEGALQDRADAVSRPEDADLAIVRIGAPFDARDDLFLERWFHQGSLEFPPGLVVRLKRIAEQCPLVLVVNLDRPGILTPFVPFAAALAVDFGSSDEAVLAALSGRIRPRGTLPVEIPRSMDAVRRSRTDVPGDTPDPLYPLRTGLTLP; this is translated from the coding sequence ATGAAACCCCATCTCCGCACATCCGCCGAGGGTGTCGACTACCGCGACCTCAACGGCAACGGCGTCATGGATCCGTACGAAGATCCGCGCCTGTCGCCGGCCGAGCGCACCGAGGATCTGCTCGGCCGTCTCTCCACAGAGGAGAAGGTCGGCCTGATGTTCCAGACGGTCATCGAGATAGGACCCGACGGCGAACTGCTCGAGACGCCCGGCGCGATCTCGAAGTCGCCGACCTCGGAGGTCGTGCTGAGCAAGCACCTCAACCACTTCAACGTCCACGCCATGCGCACCGCACGCGACGGGGCCCGGTGGAACAACAACCTGCAGCGGCTGGCCGAACAGACTCCTCACGGCATCCCGGTCACGATCAGCACAGACCCGCGGCACGCTTTCGTGGAGAACACCGGAGTCGCGTTCTCGGCTGGTCCGTTCTCGCAGTGGCCCGAGCCGATGGGACTCGCCGCGATCGACGACATCGACCTGATCCGACGGTTCGCCGACACCGCACGTCAGGAGTATCTCGCGGTGGGCATCCGGGCGGCGCTGCACCCGCAGATCGACCTGCCCACCGAAGCCAGGTGGGGGCGGCAGGCTCAGACCTTCGGCTACGACGCCGATCGTGTCTCGGAGATCACGGCCGCTTATCTGCAGGGGTTCCAGGGAGATGAACTCGGACCGCAGAGCGTCTCCTGCACGACCAAGCACTTCCCGGGAGGGGGCCCGCAGCTCGACGGCGAAGATGCGCACTTCCCCTACGGGCGCGAGCAGGTCTATCCGGGCGGTCGATTCGAGGAGCATCTGAAGCCGTTCGTCGAGGCCATCAGTCGCGGCACGGCGGGGATCATGCCCTATTACGGCATGCCGGTCGGTCTGGTCCGCAACGGCGAGCCGATCGCCGAGGTCGGATTCGGCTACAGCCGCCAGATCATCACCGACCTCCTGCGCGAGGAACTGGGCTACGACGGCGTCGTGGTCACCGACTGGGAGCTCGTCAACGACAATCACGTCGGCGACCAGGTCCTCCCGGCTCGTGCATGGGGCGTGGAGCACCTGTCGCCGATCGAACGGATGCGGATGCTGCTCGATGCGGGCGTCGATCAGTTCGGCGGCGAGGAGTGCGTGGAGCTGCTGCAGGAGCTCGTGGCGAGCGGCGAGGTGTCTGCGGAACGTCTCGACGCGTCTGTGCGGCGCATCCTGCTCGTGAAGTTCCGACTCGGCCTCTTCGACGACCCGTTCGTCGACGAGGACGAGGCGGAGCGCATCGTGGGTGCGGCGGCCTTCCGAGAGCAGGGGTTCCGCGCGCAGGCCGAATCGGTCACGGTGCTCGAGAATCGCGAAGGGACGCTGCCGCTGTTCGCCGGACCGCGTCCGCGGGTGTACGCGGAGGGGCTGCACGAAGGAGCGCTGCAGGATCGGGCGGATGCCGTGTCGCGACCGGAGGATGCGGACCTCGCCATCGTCCGCATCGGCGCTCCGTTCGATGCGCGCGACGATCTGTTCCTCGAAAGGTGGTTCCATCAGGGATCTCTCGAGTTCCCGCCGGGGCTCGTCGTGCGTCTGAAGCGCATCGCGGAGCAGTGCCCTCTCGTTCTGGTCGTGAACCTGGATCGCCCCGGCATCCTCACTCCTTTCGTCCCCTTCGCCGCCGCGCTCGCGGTCGATTTCGGGAGCTCCGACGAAGCCGTCCTCGCCGCGCTGTCCGGGCGCATCCGGCCGCGTGGAACCCTCCCCGTGGAGATTCCCCGCTCGATGGACGCTGTGCGGAGATCGCGCACGGATGTCCCTGGAGACACGCCCGATCCGCTGTATCCGCTGAGAACGGGACTCACCCTGCCGTGA
- a CDS encoding LacI family DNA-binding transcriptional regulator, with the protein MASSRPTVYDVAERAGVSIATVSFAFRRPEKVRPETRASVLEAARAIGYVPSGSARNLARGRTGVLGLHLFDMLLDGPPDGALPQRPDAHERRVDLDTLDLDADLVPWDAVEDARLSEPQTFPLYVDEVQRGFVLECKRNGRAVLLSTGGTDVRDVADTAGRVDGLAVLPGQSAMASLASVAVNLPVVVLSSETGDGHRVLVDNIGGERMLVGHLIEEHGVRTLGWIGADLSYDYAERMDAFFRILDEHGGGVVGEALDGVDLDSSPEFLHVVARARAGTLPDALVCASDQVAIALIDVLRAEGIEAPRDVLIVGFDGILAARMSSPTLTTVRQPMELMGRVAAHLLLTDPGDGSVPLKTVRLGVGLQIGESCGCSR; encoded by the coding sequence ATGGCGTCCAGTCGCCCCACCGTCTACGACGTCGCCGAGCGTGCAGGTGTCTCGATCGCCACCGTGTCGTTCGCGTTCCGTCGCCCGGAGAAGGTGCGGCCGGAGACCAGAGCGTCTGTTCTCGAGGCTGCACGTGCGATCGGCTATGTGCCCAGCGGATCGGCGCGCAACCTCGCGAGGGGCCGGACGGGCGTTCTGGGTCTGCATCTGTTCGACATGCTGCTGGACGGCCCGCCGGACGGGGCTCTCCCGCAGCGGCCCGACGCCCACGAGAGACGCGTCGATCTCGACACGCTCGACCTCGATGCCGACCTCGTCCCCTGGGACGCCGTCGAGGACGCGCGGCTGAGCGAGCCGCAGACGTTCCCGCTGTACGTCGACGAGGTTCAGCGCGGATTCGTGCTCGAGTGCAAGCGAAACGGCCGGGCGGTGCTGCTCAGCACAGGCGGCACCGACGTCCGCGACGTCGCAGACACCGCGGGACGCGTGGACGGTCTCGCGGTGCTTCCCGGGCAGTCGGCGATGGCGTCGCTGGCCTCCGTCGCCGTCAATCTCCCCGTGGTCGTGCTCAGCAGCGAGACGGGGGACGGTCACCGTGTGCTGGTCGACAACATCGGCGGCGAGCGGATGCTGGTCGGACACCTGATCGAGGAGCACGGGGTGCGCACGCTCGGCTGGATCGGCGCCGATCTGTCGTACGACTACGCGGAGCGCATGGACGCGTTCTTCCGGATCCTCGACGAGCACGGAGGCGGCGTCGTCGGAGAGGCCCTCGACGGAGTGGACCTCGATTCGTCGCCGGAGTTCCTCCATGTCGTCGCCCGGGCACGTGCCGGCACGCTTCCCGACGCCCTCGTGTGCGCGAGCGACCAGGTCGCGATCGCCCTCATCGACGTCCTCCGAGCCGAGGGCATCGAGGCGCCACGAGACGTGCTCATCGTCGGATTCGACGGCATCCTCGCCGCCCGCATGTCCTCCCCGACCCTCACCACGGTACGTCAGCCGATGGAGCTGATGGGACGCGTCGCCGCGCACCTGCTGCTCACGGATCCGGG